The Pseudomonas azotoformans genome has a segment encoding these proteins:
- a CDS encoding L-2-amino-thiazoline-4-carboxylic acid hydrolase gives MSKLEGELGILARRRIEAEIIKPIYEILKREQGKDFAAAVIGEAVGNAAIQAGKHFASLEEQGADLKSFVELQVLWEKDDALKVEIIASDAEHYDYDVKRCRYAEMYHDMGLGEIGHLLSCNRDELFIVGYNPDIQLTRTQTIMGGDHRCDFRYRAKPHE, from the coding sequence ATGAGCAAACTGGAAGGTGAACTGGGCATCCTCGCCCGGCGGCGCATCGAGGCCGAAATCATCAAGCCGATCTACGAGATCCTCAAGCGCGAACAGGGCAAGGACTTTGCCGCTGCCGTGATTGGTGAAGCCGTGGGCAATGCCGCGATCCAGGCCGGCAAGCATTTTGCGTCGCTGGAAGAGCAGGGCGCCGACCTCAAGAGTTTCGTGGAGCTGCAAGTGCTGTGGGAGAAGGACGACGCGCTGAAGGTCGAGATCATCGCCAGTGACGCCGAGCACTATGACTACGACGTCAAGCGCTGCCGCTACGCCGAGATGTACCACGATATGGGCCTGGGCGAGATCGGCCATCTGCTGTCGTGCAACCGTGACGAGCTGTTTATCGTCGGCTACAACCCGGACATCCAGTTGACCCGCACCCAGACCATCATGGGCGGCGATCACCGTTGTGACTTCCGCTATCGGGCCAAACCCCATGAGTAA
- a CDS encoding branched-chain amino acid ABC transporter substrate-binding protein: MNTLKKTALIGLTLSSLASAVAQADQTVLIGLAGPLTGPSARIGKDLENGAQLAIDQANAKHPKINGEAVTFKLVSEDDQSDPRTAVTVAQRLVDEGVVGVVGHWNTGTSIPAARVYHDAGIAQVAPVATGHAYTQQGFDTSFRIMGHDDDGGQVAGDYALKTLKAQRIAVIDDRTAFGQGLADQFVKSIEAGGAKVVSREYVDDKTIDFSAVLTNIRSQNPDLIFFGGVDAQAAPLARRIKQLGIKAPLMGAGGFVSQTFLQLAQNEGEGVIALEPGLAIAQMPGGKAFEQAYKERYKTNIELHAPFAYDGVGVLVAAIEKADSVDPQKYLPVLRAISYEGVTGTIAFDGEGNLKKPTFTVYQVKANQWQPVSVAGGQ, encoded by the coding sequence ATGAACACCTTGAAGAAAACCGCATTGATCGGCCTGACCCTGAGCAGCCTGGCCAGCGCCGTGGCCCAGGCCGACCAGACTGTGTTGATCGGCCTCGCCGGCCCGCTCACTGGCCCGTCGGCCCGCATCGGCAAGGACCTGGAAAACGGCGCGCAACTGGCCATCGACCAGGCCAACGCCAAGCACCCGAAGATCAACGGTGAAGCCGTGACCTTCAAGCTGGTGTCCGAAGACGACCAGTCCGACCCACGCACTGCCGTCACCGTGGCCCAGCGCCTGGTCGACGAAGGCGTGGTGGGCGTGGTCGGCCACTGGAACACCGGCACCAGCATCCCGGCGGCACGGGTTTACCACGACGCGGGCATCGCCCAGGTGGCGCCGGTGGCTACCGGTCACGCTTACACCCAGCAAGGGTTCGACACCAGTTTCCGCATCATGGGCCATGACGACGATGGTGGTCAGGTCGCCGGCGACTACGCCCTGAAAACCCTCAAGGCCCAGCGTATCGCCGTGATCGACGACCGCACCGCGTTTGGCCAGGGCCTGGCGGACCAGTTCGTCAAATCCATTGAAGCCGGTGGCGCCAAGGTGGTGTCCCGCGAATACGTGGACGACAAGACCATCGACTTCAGCGCCGTGCTGACCAATATCCGTAGCCAGAACCCGGACCTGATCTTCTTCGGCGGCGTCGACGCCCAGGCCGCGCCGTTGGCCCGTCGCATCAAGCAACTGGGGATCAAGGCGCCGCTGATGGGCGCCGGTGGTTTCGTCAGCCAGACCTTCCTGCAATTGGCGCAGAACGAAGGCGAGGGCGTGATCGCCCTGGAGCCGGGCCTGGCGATTGCGCAGATGCCAGGCGGCAAGGCGTTCGAGCAGGCTTACAAGGAACGCTACAAAACCAACATCGAACTGCACGCGCCGTTCGCCTACGACGGTGTGGGGGTGTTGGTGGCGGCTATCGAGAAAGCAGATTCGGTGGACCCGCAGAAATACCTGCCGGTGCTGCGCGCCATCAGCTATGAGGGCGTGACCGGCACCATCGCCTTTGACGGCGAAGGCAACTTGAAGAAACCGACGTTCACCGTTTACCAGGTCAAGGCCAATCAATGGCAGCCGGTGAGCGTGGCAGGCGGTCAATAA
- a CDS encoding ABC transporter ATP-binding protein has product MSEALLSVEGLQVRYGAIEAVKSLDLHIAEGERVTLIGANGAGKSSSLKALTGLLPAAKGSIHFAGQSILGQAPEQLLRQGIAMVPEGRGIFARMSVLENLQAGAFLRRDNAHVQREMRQLFEHFPRLEERLHQSAGLLSGGEQQMLALARALLSRPRLLILDEPSMGLAPIMVEKIFQVIDDVCRQGMTLLLVEQNARLALQVTDRAYVMDTGRITLTGPSQDLLEHPEVRSAYLGE; this is encoded by the coding sequence ATGTCTGAAGCCTTGTTGAGCGTCGAGGGCTTGCAGGTGCGCTATGGCGCCATCGAAGCCGTCAAGTCCCTGGACCTGCATATCGCTGAAGGCGAGCGCGTCACGCTGATCGGCGCCAATGGCGCGGGCAAGTCCTCCAGCCTCAAGGCCTTGACCGGCTTGCTGCCGGCGGCCAAGGGGTCGATCCATTTTGCCGGGCAATCGATTCTCGGCCAGGCCCCGGAACAGCTGCTGCGCCAGGGCATCGCCATGGTCCCCGAGGGGCGCGGGATTTTCGCGCGCATGAGCGTGTTGGAAAACCTGCAGGCTGGCGCCTTTTTGCGCCGCGATAACGCGCACGTGCAGCGCGAAATGCGCCAGTTGTTCGAACACTTCCCGCGCCTGGAAGAGCGTCTGCACCAGTCCGCCGGGCTGCTGTCCGGTGGTGAGCAACAGATGCTCGCCCTGGCCCGTGCACTGTTGTCACGCCCGCGCTTGTTGATCCTGGACGAACCGTCCATGGGCTTGGCACCGATCATGGTCGAGAAGATTTTCCAGGTGATCGACGACGTCTGTCGCCAGGGCATGACCCTGTTGCTGGTGGAGCAGAACGCACGGCTGGCGCTGCAAGTCACCGACCGTGCCTACGTGATGGACACCGGGCGCATCACCTTGACCGGCCCTTCCCAGGATTTACTTGAACACCCCGAGGTGCGCAGTGCTTACCTCGGTGAATAA
- a CDS encoding ABC transporter ATP-binding protein produces the protein MNAPLLQIDQVNKHFGGVAALTDVSLSIQPGEIYGLIGPNGAGKTTFFNVMTGLYTPDSGRFQLDGRDYQPTSVHQVAEAGIARTFQNIRLFNAMSALENVMVGRHVRTRNGLWAALSRHRRAQEEEAQTRAHAHRLLAYVGLAGFAHYRADSLSYGHQRRLEIARALATEPRLLALDEPAAGMNASEKVQLRGLLEKIRDDGHTLLLIEHDVKLVMGVCDRISVLDYGQVIAVGPPAEVRQHPAVIQAYLGASAHV, from the coding sequence ATGAACGCACCCCTGTTGCAGATAGACCAGGTCAACAAGCACTTCGGCGGCGTTGCGGCGCTGACCGATGTGAGCCTGAGCATCCAGCCCGGTGAGATCTACGGGTTGATCGGCCCGAACGGCGCGGGCAAGACCACGTTCTTCAATGTGATGACCGGCTTGTACACCCCGGATTCCGGGCGCTTCCAGCTCGATGGCCGTGACTACCAGCCCACCAGTGTGCATCAGGTGGCCGAGGCCGGTATTGCCCGTACGTTCCAGAATATCCGCCTGTTCAATGCCATGAGCGCCCTGGAAAACGTGATGGTCGGGCGCCATGTGCGCACCCGCAACGGCCTGTGGGCGGCCTTGAGCCGTCACCGCCGCGCGCAGGAAGAAGAGGCGCAAACCCGTGCCCATGCCCATCGTTTGTTGGCGTATGTAGGCTTGGCCGGCTTTGCCCATTACCGCGCCGACAGCCTCAGCTACGGCCATCAACGCCGCCTGGAAATCGCCCGCGCCCTGGCCACCGAGCCACGCTTGCTGGCCCTGGATGAACCGGCGGCGGGCATGAACGCCAGCGAGAAAGTGCAACTGCGCGGCCTGCTGGAAAAGATCCGCGACGACGGCCACACGCTGTTGCTGATCGAACATGACGTCAAGCTGGTGATGGGCGTATGCGACCGCATCAGCGTGCTCGACTATGGCCAGGTTATCGCCGTCGGCCCACCCGCCGAAGTGCGTCAGCATCCGGCGGTGATCCAGGCCTATCTGGGAGCCAGTGCGCATGTCTGA
- a CDS encoding ABC transporter permease subunit → MIQSLSPNKRASLGLLLFALALVLAPWIVGHAGGNTWVRTLDFALLYIMLALGLNIVVGYAGLLDMGFIAFYAVGAYLAALLSSPHLLQQFPALAALLPAGMHTSIWLILPLGALLAAGCGVVLGAPTLRLRGDYLAIVTLGFGEIIRILLRNLDRPVNITNGPKGIAQVDPVNLLGVNLGRTQELFGLRLPSVYLYYYLFAALVVLILFACIRLERSRIGRAWVAIREDEEAAQAMGVNTVRLKLLAFAIGAAFGGVSGALFASFQGFVSPESFTLNESIAVLAMVVLGGMGHIPGVILGCVLLAALPEALRASMGPLQQALFGQVLVDPEIIRQLFYGLALILAMLYRPAGLWPKGVAR, encoded by the coding sequence ATGATCCAGTCTCTGTCTCCCAACAAGCGTGCGAGTCTCGGCTTGCTGCTGTTCGCCTTGGCCCTGGTATTGGCGCCTTGGATCGTCGGGCATGCCGGCGGCAACACCTGGGTGCGTACCCTGGACTTTGCCCTGCTGTACATCATGCTCGCCCTCGGCCTGAACATCGTGGTTGGCTACGCCGGGCTGCTGGACATGGGCTTCATCGCGTTTTACGCGGTGGGTGCCTATCTGGCAGCGTTGCTCTCGTCACCCCATTTGCTGCAACAGTTCCCGGCATTGGCCGCGCTGTTGCCGGCAGGGATGCACACCTCGATCTGGCTGATCTTGCCGTTGGGCGCACTGCTCGCTGCCGGTTGCGGCGTGGTGCTGGGCGCACCGACCCTACGCCTGCGCGGCGATTACCTGGCCATCGTGACCCTGGGCTTTGGCGAAATCATCCGCATCCTGCTGCGCAACCTCGATCGCCCGGTGAATATCACCAACGGGCCCAAAGGCATTGCCCAGGTCGATCCGGTCAACCTGCTGGGCGTGAACCTCGGTCGCACCCAGGAGCTGTTCGGCCTGCGCCTGCCGTCGGTCTACCTCTATTACTACCTGTTTGCTGCGCTGGTGGTGCTGATTCTGTTTGCCTGCATCCGCCTGGAGCGCTCGCGCATCGGCCGCGCCTGGGTGGCGATCCGTGAAGACGAAGAGGCGGCCCAGGCCATGGGCGTGAATACCGTGCGCCTCAAGCTGTTGGCGTTTGCCATCGGCGCCGCGTTCGGCGGGGTAAGCGGGGCGCTGTTCGCTTCGTTCCAGGGTTTTGTTTCGCCGGAGTCCTTCACCCTCAACGAGTCCATCGCCGTGTTGGCCATGGTGGTGCTGGGTGGCATGGGCCATATCCCCGGCGTGATCCTCGGCTGCGTGTTGCTGGCGGCCTTGCCCGAAGCCTTGCGCGCGAGCATGGGGCCACTGCAACAGGCGCTGTTCGGCCAGGTGCTGGTGGACCCGGAAATCATCCGCCAGTTGTTCTACGGCCTGGCGCTGATCCTGGCGATGCTCTACCGACCGGCCGGGCTGTGGCCCAAAGGAGTGGCACGATGA
- a CDS encoding branched-chain amino acid ABC transporter permease, with product MDGFIQQLLNGLMTGSLYALVALGYTMVYGILRIINFAHGDVLMIGALVGLSMIRLLQATFPELPPVLVLLCATVVAMAFCAVLAVVIERVAYRRLRHAPRLAPLISGIGVSLLLQTIAMLVWTRNPQMFPQLLPLAPIEVSAGASAHPAITNVTALTTIAIALSVMVALLVLVERTRFGRAMRAVAENPQVASLMGISPNRIIVITFAIGGALAALAGIMMASNYGSAHFYMGFLPGIKAFTAAVLGGIGNLKGAMLGGLLLGLIEALGTGYLGAATNGVFGSNYQDVFAFIVLIAVLVFRPSGLLGERLATRA from the coding sequence ATGGATGGGTTTATCCAACAACTGCTCAATGGCTTGATGACGGGCAGTCTCTACGCGCTGGTGGCTCTGGGTTACACCATGGTCTATGGCATTTTGCGCATCATCAACTTTGCCCACGGCGACGTGTTGATGATCGGCGCGTTGGTGGGGTTGTCGATGATTCGCCTGTTGCAGGCGACCTTTCCAGAACTGCCGCCGGTGCTGGTGTTGCTGTGTGCCACCGTCGTTGCCATGGCGTTTTGCGCAGTACTCGCGGTGGTGATCGAGCGCGTCGCCTATCGCCGCCTGCGCCATGCGCCGCGCCTGGCGCCCCTGATCAGCGGGATTGGCGTGTCGCTGTTGCTGCAAACCATCGCCATGCTGGTCTGGACCCGTAACCCGCAGATGTTTCCGCAACTGCTGCCGCTGGCGCCGATTGAAGTGTCGGCCGGAGCCTCGGCGCACCCGGCGATTACCAACGTCACGGCGCTGACCACCATCGCCATCGCCTTGTCAGTGATGGTCGCGCTGCTGGTGCTGGTGGAGCGCACGCGCTTCGGCCGGGCCATGCGTGCCGTGGCGGAAAACCCCCAGGTCGCCAGCCTGATGGGCATCAGCCCCAATCGGATTATCGTGATCACCTTCGCCATCGGCGGCGCCCTGGCAGCACTCGCCGGGATCATGATGGCCAGCAACTATGGCAGCGCGCATTTCTACATGGGCTTTTTGCCTGGCATCAAAGCCTTCACTGCCGCGGTGCTGGGCGGTATCGGCAACCTCAAGGGCGCCATGCTCGGCGGCCTGCTGCTGGGGCTGATCGAAGCCCTGGGCACCGGTTACCTGGGTGCGGCCACCAACGGCGTGTTCGGCAGTAATTACCAGGATGTGTTCGCCTTTATCGTGTTGATCGCGGTGCTGGTGTTCCGTCCTTCCGGGCTGTTGGGCGAACGTTTGGCGACCCGCGCATGA
- a CDS encoding LysR substrate-binding domain-containing protein, producing the protein MNKSEQLANDPPLRAVRTFEAFARHGGVNAAARELDVSASAISHQLHLLEDFLQQPLTLRQGRNLVLTDEGREYYRAIRSAFAVLRSATEHVREKSATRQVTISLIPLFGINLFIPRLADFLKDHPALDINVTYANHRSYPSDAADLSIRFGTGHWPGYHSEPLISGAVTPYCSRDFLAQHGPIDSPEALSQLPLLHDEERGTWGQWFEAADVDTTALNGLLLEDGQLALTATLTGLGCALLREPLVAPLVASGELVKLFEREVNDGRQYYLCRRANSELSSEGNDLYDWIKRSLIAG; encoded by the coding sequence ATGAATAAATCAGAACAGTTAGCCAACGACCCTCCCCTGCGTGCCGTGCGCACCTTCGAAGCGTTCGCGCGCCATGGCGGCGTGAATGCCGCCGCGCGCGAGCTGGACGTGTCCGCCTCGGCCATCAGCCATCAACTGCACTTGCTGGAAGATTTCCTGCAACAGCCACTGACCTTGCGTCAGGGCCGCAACCTGGTACTCACCGATGAAGGCCGCGAGTACTACCGCGCGATTCGTTCGGCCTTCGCCGTACTGCGCAGCGCCACCGAGCACGTGCGCGAAAAAAGCGCCACGCGCCAGGTGACCATCAGCCTGATCCCGCTGTTTGGTATCAACCTGTTCATCCCGCGCCTGGCGGACTTTCTGAAGGACCACCCGGCGCTGGACATCAACGTGACCTACGCCAACCACCGCAGTTACCCCAGCGATGCGGCCGACCTGTCGATCCGCTTCGGCACCGGGCATTGGCCGGGTTATCACAGTGAGCCGCTGATCTCCGGCGCGGTGACGCCCTATTGCAGCCGCGATTTCCTGGCGCAACATGGCCCCATCGACTCGCCCGAGGCGTTGAGCCAGCTGCCACTGCTGCACGACGAAGAACGCGGCACCTGGGGCCAGTGGTTCGAAGCGGCCGACGTGGACACCACGGCGCTGAATGGGCTGTTGTTGGAAGACGGCCAACTGGCGCTCACCGCCACGCTCACCGGCCTCGGCTGCGCCTTGCTGCGCGAGCCGTTGGTGGCGCCCCTGGTAGCCAGTGGCGAGTTGGTGAAGTTGTTTGAACGGGAGGTCAATGATGGCCGCCAGTACTACCTGTGCCGGCGGGCCAACAGTGAATTGTCGAGCGAGGGGAATGACTTGTATGACTGGATCAAGCGCAGCTTGATTGCCGGTTAG
- a CDS encoding ABC transporter substrate-binding protein yields MTLKRSSLTLLAASLAAASALLSPGAQAEGKISIAQQFGIGYLILDVVRDQHLIEKHGKEQGLDIQVEWNSISGATAMNESLLAGALDVVSAGVPPMLTLWDRTQGKQNVKAIASLGSMPNYLLTNNPNVKTLKDFTEKDRIAVPAAGVGFQSRTLQIETAKQFGDANYKKFDDISISLAHPDATAALIAGGSEINSHFSSPPFQYQELLNPNVHKVLSSYDILGGQATFNVLYTTQKFHDENPKTYKAFYDALAEAETIIKADKPAAAKAYIRVEQSKLPLDLVEKIVQDPEIDFTIVPQRTYIYAEKLQELGVLKNKAASWKDYFFEEAHGGNGS; encoded by the coding sequence ATGACCCTCAAGCGCTCCTCCCTGACTCTCCTGGCGGCCTCGCTGGCTGCCGCAAGTGCTTTGCTCAGCCCCGGCGCCCAAGCCGAAGGCAAGATCAGCATCGCCCAGCAATTCGGGATCGGCTACCTGATCCTCGACGTGGTGCGCGACCAGCACCTGATCGAAAAGCACGGCAAGGAACAGGGCCTGGACATCCAGGTGGAGTGGAACAGCATTTCCGGCGCCACGGCGATGAATGAGTCGCTGCTGGCGGGTGCGTTGGACGTGGTCTCGGCCGGGGTGCCGCCGATGCTCACCCTGTGGGACCGCACCCAGGGCAAGCAGAACGTCAAGGCCATCGCTTCCCTTGGCTCGATGCCCAACTACCTGCTGACTAACAACCCCAACGTGAAGACTCTCAAGGACTTCACCGAAAAAGACCGCATCGCCGTGCCCGCCGCCGGCGTGGGTTTCCAGTCGCGCACGCTGCAGATCGAGACCGCCAAGCAGTTCGGCGATGCCAACTACAAGAAGTTTGACGACATCTCCATCAGCCTGGCTCACCCCGACGCGACCGCCGCGCTGATTGCCGGCGGCTCGGAGATCAATTCGCACTTCTCCAGCCCGCCGTTCCAGTACCAGGAACTGTTGAATCCCAACGTGCACAAGGTGCTCAGTTCCTACGACATCCTGGGCGGGCAGGCGACGTTCAACGTGCTCTACACCACGCAGAAATTCCACGACGAAAACCCCAAGACCTACAAAGCGTTCTATGACGCGCTGGCCGAGGCCGAGACCATTATCAAGGCCGACAAACCGGCTGCGGCCAAGGCCTATATTCGCGTAGAACAGTCGAAGTTGCCGTTGGACCTGGTTGAAAAAATTGTCCAGGACCCGGAAATCGACTTCACCATCGTGCCGCAGCGCACTTACATCTACGCCGAAAAATTGCAGGAACTCGGTGTGCTGAAAAACAAGGCCGCCAGCTGGAAGGACTACTTCTTCGAAGAAGCCCATGGCGGCAATGGCAGCTAA
- a CDS encoding LysR family transcriptional regulator — protein MLRTNLNEMLIFMAVVDAASFVAGGQTMGLTRSAAGKAVTRLEDNLGVRLLNRTTRTLSLTDEGRALYDQGLQILAAVDTAQNSIGQPSGTPRGLLRLTLPDAFGRRVVLPLLDTYLKTWPDVQVEVSFSDRMADIIEDGFDLAIRIGGEHADRQLVSRVIARYQAVLCASPAYVAERGLPRDTDALVQHDCLYFSSRTRKLSWRFRDKQGEWFKAPGRSRVRLDSGEALRDAAVAGMGIAQLPDFVIADDLASGRLVAILPELDAGDVEIMAMYPSKRYLEPRVRRFIDLLAEHLPG, from the coding sequence ATGCTGCGTACCAACCTCAATGAAATGCTGATTTTCATGGCCGTAGTCGACGCTGCCAGTTTTGTCGCGGGCGGCCAGACCATGGGGCTGACCCGCTCGGCGGCCGGCAAAGCCGTCACACGCCTAGAGGACAACCTGGGCGTACGCTTACTCAACCGCACCACGCGCACCCTGAGCCTGACCGATGAAGGTCGTGCGCTGTACGACCAGGGCTTGCAGATACTGGCTGCCGTCGACACAGCGCAAAACAGCATCGGCCAGCCTAGCGGGACGCCCCGCGGCTTGCTGCGCCTGACCCTACCCGATGCCTTCGGGCGCCGTGTCGTGCTGCCGCTGCTGGACACGTACTTGAAAACCTGGCCTGACGTGCAGGTAGAAGTGAGTTTCAGCGACCGCATGGCCGACATCATCGAGGACGGCTTCGACCTGGCCATCCGCATCGGCGGCGAACACGCCGACCGACAGCTGGTTTCGCGTGTGATCGCGCGCTATCAGGCGGTACTGTGCGCATCCCCTGCCTACGTCGCCGAACGCGGATTGCCCCGTGACACCGATGCCCTCGTACAGCACGACTGCCTGTATTTCAGCAGCCGCACGCGCAAGCTGAGCTGGCGTTTTCGCGACAAGCAAGGTGAGTGGTTCAAGGCGCCGGGACGCAGCCGGGTACGCCTGGACAGCGGCGAAGCCCTGCGCGACGCCGCCGTAGCGGGCATGGGCATTGCCCAGTTGCCGGACTTCGTGATCGCCGACGACCTGGCCAGCGGGCGCCTGGTAGCGATACTGCCCGAGTTGGACGCCGGCGACGTGGAGATCATGGCGATGTACCCGAGCAAGCGCTACCTGGAACCCCGTGTACGCCGCTTTATCGACCTGCTGGCCGAACATCTGCCCGGCTGA
- a CDS encoding RidA family protein, which yields MSTQTSIYKHGVAWEEGHGVAQGYSVNGTIFISGQFSHTLEGEFVDGDAAAQTRKTLENLDHVLAGFGIGRNNLAAVDIFLVHAKRDFDAVVAVWKDYIGTHRPAATLVGVNYLASDAQIVEIKAVAHAD from the coding sequence ATGAGCACGCAAACTTCCATCTATAAACACGGTGTTGCCTGGGAAGAGGGCCATGGGGTCGCCCAAGGTTATAGCGTCAACGGCACGATCTTTATCTCCGGGCAGTTTTCCCACACGCTGGAAGGTGAATTCGTCGATGGTGATGCGGCCGCACAAACCCGCAAGACCCTGGAGAATCTCGACCATGTGTTGGCAGGTTTTGGCATCGGTCGGAACAACCTTGCCGCGGTGGATATTTTCCTGGTGCACGCCAAGCGGGATTTCGACGCGGTGGTCGCGGTCTGGAAAGACTACATCGGCACGCACCGCCCGGCAGCGACATTGGTGGGCGTGAATTACCTGGCCTCGGATGCGCAGATCGTCGAAATCAAGGCCGTGGCTCACGCAGATTGA
- a CDS encoding SDR family NAD(P)-dependent oxidoreductase, with protein sequence MTQSLKGKVALVTGASRGIGAAIALRLAAEGADVAFSYSRSAERAQAVLRGIKAYGVKGLAVAADQADGGAVAALVRTVHEHFGRLDILVNSAGVFSMGVVGDPTADTVALDRQQAINLNGVVAAVRAAVPLMADGGRIVSIGTMFASRVPFAGVGDYAASKAAVAAYGRAWARDLGPRGITVNTVQPGPINTEMNPETSDMAPLVKQMTALGRYGQPEEIAGVVAFLSGADAAYITGATLNVDGGQNS encoded by the coding sequence ATGACCCAGTCTCTCAAAGGTAAAGTCGCATTGGTCACCGGTGCGTCTCGCGGTATCGGCGCCGCCATCGCCCTGCGCCTGGCCGCTGAAGGTGCAGACGTTGCGTTCAGTTACTCCCGCTCCGCCGAGCGTGCGCAGGCCGTGTTGCGTGGGATCAAGGCCTATGGGGTGAAGGGGCTTGCCGTCGCGGCGGATCAAGCTGATGGTGGGGCGGTTGCCGCATTGGTCAGGACCGTGCATGAACACTTCGGGCGCCTGGATATCCTGGTCAACAGCGCCGGCGTCTTTAGCATGGGTGTGGTGGGCGATCCCACGGCCGATACAGTCGCTTTGGACCGCCAGCAAGCGATTAACCTGAATGGCGTGGTGGCCGCAGTACGCGCTGCCGTGCCGCTGATGGCCGATGGCGGTCGCATCGTATCGATCGGCACCATGTTTGCCAGTCGAGTACCTTTTGCCGGTGTCGGGGACTATGCCGCCAGCAAGGCAGCCGTGGCGGCGTACGGCCGCGCCTGGGCACGGGACCTGGGGCCGCGCGGGATCACGGTCAACACCGTGCAGCCGGGGCCCATCAATACCGAAATGAACCCCGAAACCAGCGACATGGCGCCGCTGGTCAAGCAGATGACCGCATTGGGTCGTTATGGCCAGCCGGAAGAAATCGCCGGTGTGGTGGCGTTTTTGTCCGGTGCGGACGCCGCCTATATCACCGGTGCCACGCTGAATGTCGACGGCGGGCAGAACAGCTGA
- a CDS encoding LysR family transcriptional regulator, with translation MDYFQAVQAFLRIVETGSFVKAAAQLQVHPNAVTKMMQALESHLQVRLLNRTTRTVTLTPEGSAYHARMSRVLDQWLEAESDMAVSRNQPSGRLRIDMGTSIATLLVIPALRDFHARYPQIQIDIGASDRTADLASESIDCVIRGGHLADSALIARRLGSLDFVTCATPTYLAAHGIPSHPAELEEGHTLVRYFFPGSGKQNRLELSHGEEKVAVEGRHFVAVNDSNAYLAAGLAGLGILHTLRFMVQPHIDSGALVPVLHEWSAAPNPLSVVYMPNRHLSARVRVFVEWLVELFAAHPHVRQGSDRQ, from the coding sequence ATGGACTACTTCCAGGCCGTACAGGCGTTTCTACGCATCGTGGAGACCGGCAGTTTTGTCAAAGCCGCCGCACAGTTGCAGGTGCACCCCAATGCCGTGACCAAGATGATGCAGGCGCTGGAGTCTCACTTGCAGGTGAGGTTGCTCAACCGCACCACCCGCACGGTGACGCTGACCCCGGAAGGCAGCGCCTATCATGCCCGCATGAGCCGAGTGCTGGACCAATGGCTGGAAGCCGAGTCAGACATGGCCGTATCCCGCAACCAGCCCAGTGGCAGGCTTCGAATCGACATGGGCACTTCCATCGCCACGTTGCTGGTGATCCCGGCCCTGCGCGATTTTCATGCGCGTTATCCGCAGATCCAGATCGATATCGGCGCCAGCGACCGTACCGCCGACCTGGCCAGTGAAAGCATCGACTGCGTGATCCGGGGTGGGCACTTGGCAGATTCGGCATTGATCGCACGACGTTTGGGCAGCCTGGACTTTGTCACCTGTGCCACACCGACTTACCTGGCAGCCCACGGGATACCCAGCCACCCTGCAGAACTGGAAGAGGGCCACACGCTGGTGCGCTATTTTTTCCCCGGCAGCGGCAAGCAAAACAGACTGGAATTGTCACACGGAGAGGAAAAAGTTGCGGTGGAGGGTCGGCATTTCGTGGCGGTCAACGACAGCAACGCCTACCTGGCGGCAGGCCTGGCCGGACTGGGAATACTCCACACGTTGCGCTTCATGGTGCAACCGCACATCGATTCGGGCGCACTGGTGCCGGTGCTACACGAATGGTCAGCGGCGCCCAATCCATTGTCGGTGGTGTACATGCCCAACCGGCATCTGAGTGCACGGGTGCGGGTGTTTGTGGAGTGGCTGGTAGAGTTGTTTGCCGCACACCCTCATGTGCGGCAAGGATCAGACCGTCAGTAA